In a genomic window of Pedobacter sp. KBS0701:
- a CDS encoding ferritin: MLLSERMLEALNNQVKLEAESSQVYLGIASWLETQPGLEGYTEFFYRQSDEERHHMLKLIHYINDRDGHALITALEMPKNSFGQVIEVFQDFLDNELLVSKSINDLVELSLNEKDYLTFKFLQWYLDEQLEEEKMAKTMLEKLQLVGSDRGGIYQLDKDIVGLRSKVSETKEGE, from the coding sequence ATGTTACTATCAGAAAGAATGTTGGAGGCGCTGAATAACCAGGTTAAACTGGAAGCCGAATCATCACAAGTTTATCTGGGCATTGCCTCGTGGCTGGAAACACAGCCAGGTTTAGAAGGATATACCGAGTTTTTCTATCGCCAAAGTGATGAAGAGCGTCATCACATGCTTAAGTTAATCCATTATATTAATGATCGGGACGGGCATGCATTGATTACTGCCCTTGAAATGCCAAAAAATTCTTTCGGACAGGTTATAGAGGTATTTCAGGATTTCCTGGATAATGAGCTGTTGGTATCAAAAAGCATTAACGATCTGGTAGAACTTTCGTTGAACGAAAAAGATTACCTGACTTTTAAATTTTTGCAATGGTATTTAGATGAACAACTGGAAGAAGAAAAAATGGCAAAAACCATGTTAGAAAAACTTCAGTTAGTTGGAAGTGATAGAGGAGGAATTTACCAGCTGGATAAGGATATTGTAGGTTTACGTAGCAAGGTAAGCGAGACCAAAGAAGGCGAATAA
- a CDS encoding murein L,D-transpeptidase family protein: MKKIILFIISFFIIGAAIYNLYPEQKLPLNTEIDYIIVKKSDRQLLAYAKHKLIKTYKISLGDNPVGHKEFEGDEKTPEGFYIINAKNPNSGYHKNLGVSYPNKEDIARAKALNKLPGGDIKIHGIRNKLGFIGKFQRFCDWTDGCMALTDNEVDELFYAVNIGTKIEIRP, encoded by the coding sequence ATGAAAAAAATAATCCTTTTTATCATTTCGTTTTTCATAATCGGTGCGGCTATTTACAATTTATATCCCGAACAAAAACTCCCGCTAAATACTGAAATTGATTACATTATTGTAAAAAAATCTGATCGGCAGCTATTGGCTTACGCGAAGCACAAGCTGATTAAAACATACAAAATTTCTTTAGGTGATAATCCCGTGGGCCATAAGGAATTTGAAGGTGACGAAAAAACACCAGAAGGGTTTTATATCATCAACGCGAAAAACCCAAATAGCGGCTACCATAAAAACCTTGGAGTATCTTATCCAAATAAAGAAGATATTGCCAGAGCTAAAGCCTTGAATAAATTACCTGGTGGCGATATTAAAATACATGGAATTCGAAATAAATTAGGCTTTATTGGCAAGTTTCAACGATTTTGCGATTGGACAGATGGCTGTATGGCACTAACCGATAACGAAGTAGACGAATTGTTTTATGCTGTAAATATTGGAACTAAAATAGAAATCAGGCCTTAA
- the gpmI gene encoding 2,3-bisphosphoglycerate-independent phosphoglycerate mutase, whose protein sequence is MVNDKKLALIILDGWGYGKQDNSDAAYAANTPFFDSLLQKYPNSRLEASGEAVGLPAGQMGNSEVGHMNLGAGRVVYQELGRINKSITDRELHHNPVLVSAFDYAKQHNKAVHFIGLVSNGGVHAHIEHLKALCDAANEANVPNTFVHAFLDGRDTDPNSGLGFITDLENHIQNTNAKLATMVGRYYAMDRDNRWERVKQAYDVMVNGIGEKTQDALAAIKKSYADGVTDEFLKPIVLTQDNGAPVATIQNDDVVICFNFRTDRGREITTALTQKDFPEQQMHKLPLYYVTMTTYDESFEKVNVIFTKDDLTQTIGEVLANNNKNQIRIAETEKYPHVTFFFSGGREAEFANEKRILIPSPKVATYDLQPEMSAAGITDAITKEMETGWADFICLNFANPDMVGHTGVFEAVIKAVETADKCAEIVVNKGLEHGYSFILLADHGNSEFMVNGDGSANTAHTTNLVPCILIDKDYKTIADGKLGDIAPTILKILGVAIPAEMTGNVLV, encoded by the coding sequence ATGGTAAACGATAAAAAACTCGCGCTTATAATTCTAGATGGTTGGGGCTACGGAAAACAAGATAATTCTGATGCTGCTTATGCTGCCAACACTCCTTTTTTCGATTCGTTATTACAGAAGTACCCAAATTCCAGGCTCGAAGCATCTGGTGAAGCAGTAGGCTTACCAGCCGGACAGATGGGAAACTCAGAAGTTGGACACATGAACTTAGGCGCAGGTAGAGTAGTTTACCAGGAGCTTGGAAGAATCAATAAATCGATTACCGACAGAGAATTGCACCACAACCCGGTTTTGGTAAGTGCATTTGATTATGCAAAGCAGCATAATAAAGCAGTTCACTTCATCGGCCTGGTTTCAAACGGTGGTGTACATGCGCATATTGAACATTTAAAAGCTTTGTGCGATGCCGCAAATGAAGCAAATGTACCAAACACCTTTGTTCATGCTTTTTTAGATGGCCGTGATACGGATCCAAACTCTGGCCTGGGCTTTATTACTGACCTGGAAAACCACATCCAAAACACCAATGCTAAATTGGCAACCATGGTTGGCCGTTATTATGCAATGGACCGCGATAACCGTTGGGAGCGCGTTAAACAAGCTTATGATGTAATGGTAAATGGCATTGGCGAAAAAACCCAGGATGCTTTGGCTGCAATTAAAAAATCGTATGCCGATGGCGTAACTGATGAGTTTTTAAAACCAATCGTATTAACGCAGGATAATGGTGCTCCAGTTGCTACGATTCAAAACGATGATGTGGTCATCTGTTTCAATTTCCGTACAGACAGAGGGCGTGAGATTACAACAGCATTAACACAGAAAGATTTCCCCGAGCAGCAAATGCATAAACTACCATTGTATTATGTGACCATGACTACCTACGATGAGAGTTTTGAAAAGGTAAATGTAATTTTCACGAAAGATGATTTAACCCAGACCATCGGTGAAGTATTGGCCAATAATAATAAAAACCAGATCCGTATTGCAGAAACTGAAAAATATCCTCATGTAACCTTCTTCTTCTCTGGCGGAAGAGAGGCTGAATTTGCCAATGAGAAACGTATTTTAATTCCTTCACCGAAAGTAGCAACTTACGATCTTCAACCTGAAATGAGTGCCGCAGGAATTACCGATGCCATTACCAAAGAAATGGAAACAGGATGGGCTGATTTTATTTGTTTAAACTTTGCCAATCCAGACATGGTTGGACATACAGGTGTTTTTGAGGCCGTAATAAAAGCAGTTGAAACTGCAGATAAATGTGCAGAAATCGTGGTAAACAAAGGTTTGGAGCATGGTTATTCGTTTATCCTTTTAGCCGATCATGGAAACTCAGAATTTATGGTAAATGGCGATGGATCTGCCAATACTGCACATACAACCAACCTGGTCCCTTGCATTCTAATTGATAAAGACTATAAAACTATTGCAGATGGTAAATTAGGCGACATTGCCCCTACTATTTTAAAAATATTAGGCGTAGCTATTCCGGCAGAAATGACAGGAAATGTTTTAGTATAA
- a CDS encoding tetratricopeptide repeat protein, which yields MNYFKKAILGLIIFTSTSSFAQSNYERSMQAMMKGDYKTAAMQLEKADTKTPDNANVLQMLGYSYFQNREYEKCIATYSRLLTIKPTEVSAYYYRGIARLKIANDPKESLNTMRENFYLASLKDFTKAIEINGDEDAQMFQNRGLAYKDYAIFRSFKAKKKEEKAACVALFNNSIADFQKVLTLQPLRKDIIDWVTYDKAQIASLK from the coding sequence ATGAACTATTTTAAAAAGGCGATTTTAGGTTTAATTATTTTTACATCAACGAGTAGTTTCGCGCAGAGCAATTACGAAAGAAGCATGCAGGCTATGATGAAAGGTGATTATAAAACTGCAGCAATGCAATTGGAAAAAGCTGATACTAAAACTCCTGATAATGCAAACGTGCTCCAGATGCTCGGATATTCTTACTTCCAAAATCGCGAATACGAGAAGTGTATTGCCACTTACAGCCGGTTATTAACCATCAAACCTACAGAGGTTTCTGCTTATTATTATCGCGGTATCGCAAGGTTGAAAATAGCTAACGATCCTAAAGAATCGTTAAATACCATGCGCGAAAACTTTTATCTGGCATCTCTCAAAGATTTTACAAAAGCCATTGAAATTAATGGTGATGAAGACGCACAGATGTTTCAGAACCGGGGCCTGGCTTACAAAGATTATGCAATTTTCAGATCTTTTAAAGCAAAGAAAAAAGAAGAAAAAGCAGCTTGTGTAGCTTTATTCAATAACTCTATTGCTGATTTTCAGAAGGTATTAACCTTGCAGCCATTAAGAAAAGATATTATTGATTGGGTAACCTACGATAAAGCGCAGATTGCCAGCCTGAAATAA
- the lon gene encoding endopeptidase La, with protein MSKQDIFDFHTAMPIINEDTEFFPLMSQQDEEEMNNEETPETLAILPLRNTVLFPGVVIPITVGRDKSIKLIKEAYKGNKIIGVVSQKDVSIEDPTFEQLNTVGTVANIIKLLQMPDGNTTVIIQGKQRFSLIEEVQNEPYIKAVVKKFEEQKHKGDKEFKTLIASIREMSAQIIQLSPNIPSEASIALKNIESNSFLINFISSNMNAEMADKQKILEMDKLQERAQKVMELLMVELQMLELRNQIQSKVRTDLDKQQRDYFLNQQLKTIQEELGGNSADLEFDALQERAKKKKWTQAVADHFDKEIDKLGRMNPAAPDYSVQLNYLELLLDLPWSEFTKDNFDLKRAQRILDKDHFGLEKVKQRIIEYLAVLKLKRNMKAPILCLVGPPGVGKTSLGKSIAKALGRKYVRMALGGIRDEAEIRGHRKTYIGAMPGRIISSIKKAGADNPVFVLDEIDKVGTDHRGDPSSALLEVLDPEQNNAFYDHYVEVDYDLSNILFIATANSLSTIQPALLDRMEIIEVNGYTIEEKIEIAKKYLLPKQKENHGLQTKDIALKPTLIEKVIEDYTRESGVRGLEKKIGSLVRGVATKIAMEETYEANLTNDDVERILGAPIYDKDLYEGNEVAGVVTGLAWTSVGGDILFIESSLSPGKGKLTLTGNLGDVMKESAVIALAYLRAHAAEFGIDYTLFDNWDVHVHVPAGATPKDGPSAGVTMLTALTSAFTQRKVKQHLAMTGEITLRGKVLPVGGIKEKILAAKRANIKEIILCKSNRKDILEIKDSYIKDLTFHYVTEMSEVIELALTKNKVKKPIDLSVKIAPIVN; from the coding sequence ATGAGTAAACAAGATATATTTGATTTCCATACAGCAATGCCAATCATAAATGAAGATACCGAGTTTTTTCCTTTAATGTCTCAACAAGACGAGGAGGAAATGAACAATGAGGAAACGCCCGAAACGTTGGCCATATTGCCTTTGCGAAACACAGTTTTATTTCCAGGAGTAGTTATTCCTATTACAGTTGGAAGAGATAAATCGATTAAGCTAATTAAGGAAGCTTATAAAGGGAATAAGATTATTGGTGTTGTTTCTCAAAAAGACGTTTCTATTGAAGATCCTACTTTTGAGCAACTTAACACGGTTGGTACTGTTGCCAATATTATTAAGTTGTTGCAGATGCCTGATGGGAATACCACTGTAATTATTCAGGGTAAACAACGTTTCAGTTTAATTGAAGAGGTGCAGAATGAACCTTATATTAAAGCCGTTGTTAAAAAATTCGAAGAACAAAAGCATAAGGGGGATAAGGAGTTTAAAACATTAATCGCTTCTATACGCGAGATGTCTGCACAGATTATCCAGCTTTCACCAAATATTCCAAGCGAAGCCAGTATTGCACTAAAAAACATTGAGAGCAATTCATTTTTGATCAATTTCATTTCATCAAATATGAATGCCGAAATGGCCGATAAGCAAAAAATCCTAGAAATGGATAAATTGCAGGAAAGGGCGCAAAAGGTAATGGAACTATTAATGGTCGAATTGCAGATGCTGGAGCTGAGAAATCAGATCCAATCAAAAGTGCGTACCGATTTAGATAAACAGCAACGCGATTATTTCTTAAATCAACAGCTAAAAACCATCCAGGAAGAACTGGGCGGAAATTCTGCCGATTTAGAATTTGATGCTTTGCAGGAAAGGGCTAAAAAGAAAAAATGGACGCAGGCTGTTGCTGATCATTTTGATAAAGAAATAGATAAGTTAGGTAGAATGAATCCTGCTGCGCCTGATTATTCGGTTCAGTTAAACTACTTAGAACTACTATTGGATTTACCCTGGAGCGAATTTACAAAAGATAATTTCGACCTAAAAAGAGCACAGCGCATCTTAGATAAAGATCACTTCGGTTTAGAAAAAGTAAAGCAGCGTATTATCGAATACCTTGCTGTGCTAAAACTAAAACGCAATATGAAAGCACCTATCTTATGTTTGGTTGGCCCTCCGGGAGTTGGTAAAACATCGTTAGGAAAATCGATTGCAAAAGCATTAGGCCGTAAATATGTACGTATGGCTTTAGGCGGTATCCGCGATGAAGCAGAGATCCGTGGGCACCGTAAAACTTATATAGGTGCCATGCCGGGCCGTATTATTTCATCCATTAAAAAAGCCGGAGCAGATAACCCTGTTTTTGTTTTGGATGAGATTGATAAAGTAGGTACTGATCACCGTGGTGATCCATCATCAGCTTTGCTTGAAGTTTTAGACCCTGAACAAAACAATGCATTTTACGACCATTATGTAGAGGTGGATTACGATTTGTCAAACATCTTATTCATTGCCACAGCAAACTCTTTAAGTACGATACAGCCTGCTTTGTTAGACCGTATGGAGATTATTGAGGTGAACGGGTATACGATTGAAGAAAAAATAGAGATTGCAAAAAAATACCTGTTACCAAAACAGAAAGAAAATCATGGTTTGCAGACCAAAGATATTGCCCTTAAACCTACCCTGATTGAAAAAGTAATCGAAGACTATACAAGAGAATCGGGTGTGCGTGGTTTAGAGAAAAAAATAGGTTCGTTAGTACGTGGTGTAGCTACAAAAATCGCCATGGAAGAAACTTATGAGGCAAATTTAACTAATGATGATGTCGAGCGCATTTTAGGTGCCCCGATTTATGACAAAGATTTGTATGAAGGCAATGAAGTTGCAGGCGTGGTAACTGGCTTAGCCTGGACAAGTGTTGGAGGCGATATTCTATTTATCGAATCGAGCTTAAGTCCTGGGAAAGGAAAATTGACCTTAACCGGTAACTTGGGCGATGTAATGAAAGAATCTGCCGTAATTGCTTTGGCTTACCTACGCGCCCATGCAGCTGAATTTGGTATAGACTACACTTTATTTGACAATTGGGATGTTCATGTTCACGTGCCTGCAGGTGCTACACCAAAAGACGGACCATCGGCTGGGGTAACCATGCTTACTGCCTTAACTTCGGCATTTACACAACGTAAGGTAAAACAACACTTAGCTATGACTGGTGAGATTACTTTACGTGGAAAGGTACTTCCTGTTGGTGGAATTAAGGAAAAAATTCTTGCAGCAAAAAGGGCGAACATTAAAGAAATTATCCTTTGCAAAAGCAACCGTAAAGATATTTTAGAGATTAAAGATAGTTACATTAAAGATTTAACGTTTCACTATGTAACAGAAATGAGCGAAGTAATTGAACTGGCATTAACTAAAAATAAGGTAAAAAAACCAATAGATCTGAGCGTTAAAATTGCTCCGATTGTAAACTAA
- the cmk gene encoding (d)CMP kinase: MKKNLVIAIDGYSSCGKSTLAKALAKKLGFIYVDSGAMYRAVTLYFLRNNVDIADDAKVIDALQHIELNFHSRDYESHITLNGEEVSDEIRLMPVSENVSEVSAHKIVRHEMVKQQQRMGKSKNIVMDGRDIGTTVFPDAPIKFFMTADPKIRAERRFKELESKGNNKTTLEEVFENLAHRDYADTTRKESPLVRADDAIILDNTDLTQEEQLDFAMEKVNPFLVH; encoded by the coding sequence ATGAAGAAAAACCTGGTAATAGCAATAGATGGCTATTCATCTTGCGGAAAAAGTACATTAGCGAAAGCACTGGCAAAAAAATTAGGTTTCATTTATGTAGATAGCGGGGCGATGTATCGTGCCGTAACCCTATATTTTTTAAGAAATAATGTTGATATTGCTGATGATGCTAAAGTTATTGATGCTTTACAGCACATTGAACTGAATTTCCACTCCCGCGATTACGAATCGCACATTACCCTTAATGGTGAAGAAGTTTCTGACGAGATCCGTTTAATGCCCGTTTCAGAAAATGTAAGCGAGGTTTCGGCACATAAAATTGTACGCCATGAAATGGTAAAACAACAGCAGCGTATGGGCAAATCGAAAAATATTGTAATGGACGGCCGTGATATCGGTACCACCGTTTTTCCTGATGCGCCTATAAAATTCTTTATGACAGCCGATCCGAAAATCAGAGCTGAACGCAGATTTAAAGAACTGGAAAGCAAAGGCAATAACAAAACTACGTTAGAAGAAGTTTTTGAAAATCTTGCCCACCGTGATTATGCGGATACCACCCGTAAGGAAAGTCCGTTGGTGAGGGCTGATGATGCCATTATTTTAGATAATACCGATCTTACACAGGAAGAACAATTGGATTTTGCGATGGAGAAAGTTAATCCGTTTTTGGTTCACTAG
- the arfB gene encoding alternative ribosome rescue aminoacyl-tRNA hydrolase ArfB has product MLPTREEILRSVTFKTSRSGGKGGQNVNKVSSKVEIIFNIDAFEHFNDEEKILLKEKLQNRLDSEGLLHIVSQEDRSQLLNKEKTIAKLIDLLKRSLTVQKKRKPTKIPKGVIEKRLKNKASTAEKKKNRKVIDL; this is encoded by the coding sequence ATGTTGCCTACAAGAGAAGAAATTTTACGGTCTGTTACTTTCAAAACTTCCAGAAGTGGGGGTAAAGGAGGACAAAATGTAAATAAAGTTTCGAGTAAGGTAGAAATCATTTTTAATATCGATGCCTTTGAGCATTTCAACGACGAGGAAAAAATACTGTTAAAGGAAAAACTTCAAAACCGTTTAGATTCTGAAGGACTCTTGCATATTGTTTCGCAGGAAGATAGAAGCCAGCTTTTAAACAAAGAGAAAACCATTGCAAAACTGATCGATTTATTAAAGCGGTCACTAACCGTTCAGAAAAAAAGAAAGCCAACCAAAATTCCCAAAGGCGTTATCGAAAAGCGGCTAAAAAATAAAGCCTCAACAGCTGAAAAGAAGAAAAACAGAAAAGTGATTGATCTATAA
- the nadC gene encoding carboxylating nicotinate-nucleotide diphosphorylase, translating to MDTQLIHQFIKNALTEDVGDGDHTSLSTIPPGTQGKAKLIIKEDGILAGIELAIEIFKEVDAGLKVEVLLQDGTAVKVGDIALTVAGSTHSILIAERLVLNCMQRMSGIATKTHRIVSLLKTTKTRILDTRKTTPGLRYLEKWAVRIGGGVNHRIGLYDMILIKDNHVDYAGGISNAITAAQKYLISQDKPLQIEIEVRNLEELSQVLAIGGVDRIMLDNFTFENLRTAVALINGKFITEASGGITEENVTEYAACGVDFISMGALTHSVRSLDMSLKAY from the coding sequence TTGGATACTCAACTTATACATCAATTCATAAAAAATGCCCTTACCGAAGATGTTGGTGATGGAGATCATACTTCACTTTCAACAATTCCGCCAGGAACACAGGGAAAAGCAAAACTGATTATCAAAGAAGATGGTATTTTAGCGGGAATTGAATTGGCAATCGAGATTTTTAAGGAAGTTGATGCTGGCTTGAAAGTTGAAGTATTATTGCAGGATGGTACAGCTGTAAAAGTAGGCGATATTGCTTTAACCGTTGCCGGAAGTACGCATTCTATTTTAATTGCAGAACGATTGGTTTTAAACTGCATGCAGCGTATGAGTGGCATTGCTACTAAAACCCATCGTATTGTTTCACTGTTAAAAACGACTAAAACCAGGATTTTAGATACCCGTAAAACTACTCCTGGCTTGCGTTATTTAGAAAAATGGGCAGTTAGGATTGGTGGAGGTGTAAATCACCGCATTGGTTTATATGATATGATCTTAATCAAGGATAATCATGTAGATTATGCCGGGGGGATTTCAAATGCCATTACTGCTGCGCAAAAATATCTTATCAGTCAGGATAAACCACTTCAGATCGAAATTGAGGTTAGGAACCTGGAGGAGTTATCGCAGGTTTTAGCTATTGGTGGTGTAGACCGTATTATGCTTGATAATTTTACTTTTGAAAACTTAAGGACTGCCGTTGCATTAATTAACGGGAAATTTATTACAGAGGCTTCCGGAGGAATTACCGAAGAGAACGTTACTGAATATGCAGCTTGTGGAGTAGATTTTATTTCGATGGGCGCGCTTACACATTCTGTGAGAAGCCTGGATATGAGTTTAAAAGCATACTAA
- a CDS encoding lipid A deacylase LpxR family protein produces MRSFLFTIVFCSVVSTSFAQSFKNEFGFKTENDAYLATLNDRYYTNGLFIYFRHAINTEKLSDKIEKKIYEISAGQKMYTPYWGQVPDKEDQDRPFAGYLYAGGAYSVFYKNESVLKTSVELGTVGPNSLAQTAQGFLHKTVGFYTPTGWDYQIKNELSVNLATNYSKLLFRPEDPIVDISTQGYANLGTTFSGLGASVLFRAGKINQLFNSAYHNAVIGNSKTKSLNNSEFFFYVKPQLNFVAYDATIQGSLFNNNSPVTFGVKPIVFEQQFGVNYSSKRFTADFNVIFKTKEVKSVAKAQNYGGLSLYYRFGKS; encoded by the coding sequence ATGAGATCATTTTTATTCACCATAGTTTTTTGTTCGGTTGTTTCAACCAGTTTCGCCCAATCCTTTAAAAACGAATTCGGTTTTAAAACTGAAAACGATGCTTATCTGGCTACGTTAAATGACCGATACTATACCAACGGGTTATTTATCTACTTCCGCCATGCCATTAATACTGAAAAGCTGTCAGATAAAATAGAGAAAAAAATCTACGAAATTTCTGCCGGACAAAAAATGTATACGCCCTATTGGGGTCAGGTACCTGATAAAGAAGATCAGGACAGGCCTTTTGCAGGTTATCTTTATGCCGGTGGCGCTTATTCGGTTTTCTACAAAAATGAAAGTGTTTTAAAAACAAGCGTAGAATTGGGAACGGTTGGCCCTAACTCACTCGCTCAAACTGCACAGGGTTTTCTACATAAAACAGTAGGTTTTTATACTCCTACAGGCTGGGATTACCAAATCAAGAATGAACTTTCTGTAAACCTTGCCACCAACTATAGTAAACTACTTTTTAGACCTGAAGATCCAATTGTGGATATCAGTACACAGGGTTATGCCAATTTGGGCACCACTTTTTCAGGACTAGGCGCATCTGTTTTATTTAGGGCAGGTAAAATCAATCAATTGTTCAATAGTGCTTACCATAATGCGGTAATTGGAAATTCGAAAACAAAAAGCCTGAACAATTCAGAGTTTTTCTTTTACGTTAAACCGCAGTTAAACTTTGTTGCCTATGATGCCACCATACAGGGAAGCCTTTTCAATAACAATAGTCCGGTAACATTTGGTGTAAAGCCAATCGTTTTTGAACAACAGTTTGGTGTGAATTATAGTTCGAAGCGATTTACAGCTGATTTTAATGTGATTTTTAAAACGAAAGAGGTTAAAAGTGTGGCAAAGGCGCAGAATTATGGTGGTTTGAGTTTATACTACAGATTTGGAAAAAGTTAG
- a CDS encoding DUF4783 domain-containing protein: MIRSLFLLVISLSSLYYPTAIQADIIDDLSSYFKAGNSKEIAKNFASTIELIIVDEEDVYSKAQGEQILRDFFIKHPPVKTSIFHKINTNPNYRFGVIILSTAKETFRISITMKKFNTNFSITELRIEPAKD; this comes from the coding sequence ATGATCCGGAGCTTATTTTTACTCGTTATTAGTTTGTCATCATTATATTACCCTACAGCCATCCAGGCAGATATAATTGATGATTTATCCTCGTATTTTAAAGCTGGTAACTCAAAAGAAATTGCTAAAAATTTCGCCTCAACTATCGAACTTATCATTGTTGATGAGGAAGATGTATACTCAAAAGCACAGGGTGAACAGATTTTGAGAGATTTTTTTATTAAACACCCTCCGGTAAAAACAAGTATTTTTCATAAAATTAATACAAATCCAAATTATCGTTTTGGCGTAATTATTTTAAGCACTGCTAAAGAAACCTTCAGGATTTCTATTACCATGAAAAAATTCAATACCAACTTTTCGATTACTGAATTAAGGATAGAACCTGCCAAGGATTAA
- a CDS encoding MAC/perforin domain-containing protein produces MKRTILALAFMATLAACKKNPEEIPNPVPEEKLSPDIAYSVKGATQDTQPLYPPSATFNFLGFGYDVTDKFNDLASVRGNVVDISAYDADRTYNVVFIRGTQSSWRTTQAESAVDLSTKFSNSYNATKGLKLFGNTINQVFPGTDVTNKKYVYGHYSYYMIWKVYKFYYDQSVNKFLTADFKRDITLLSAQELVSKYGTHVLTNIKIGSKFDVVYQAEAPQNERRGAIIMEGLRYTLKRTFGLPTGYLDEPILRNLNDNTSAQIYYSSTGGDISKLKPETINNRVIVNLNNWVASTTEDKATFIGASDDGLAPLYNFIDDAAKKAEVKDYLDQYYAAKVVKLTN; encoded by the coding sequence ATGAAAAGAACTATTTTAGCGCTGGCCTTTATGGCTACACTTGCTGCCTGCAAGAAAAATCCAGAAGAAATTCCAAATCCTGTTCCTGAAGAAAAATTATCCCCTGATATTGCCTATTCAGTTAAGGGAGCAACCCAGGATACTCAACCTTTATATCCACCATCTGCAACCTTCAATTTTTTAGGGTTCGGATACGATGTTACAGATAAGTTTAATGATCTGGCTTCTGTAAGAGGCAATGTAGTCGATATTTCTGCTTATGATGCCGACAGAACATATAACGTTGTTTTTATAAGAGGTACACAATCTTCGTGGAGGACTACTCAGGCTGAAAGTGCCGTTGATTTATCAACAAAATTCTCTAATTCATATAACGCAACTAAAGGCTTAAAACTCTTTGGAAATACCATTAATCAGGTATTTCCAGGAACGGATGTTACTAATAAAAAATATGTTTACGGGCACTATTCGTATTACATGATCTGGAAGGTATATAAGTTTTATTACGACCAGTCGGTAAATAAATTTTTAACAGCAGATTTTAAGAGAGATATTACTTTATTATCTGCTCAGGAACTTGTTAGTAAATATGGAACACATGTTTTAACAAACATAAAAATAGGTTCTAAATTTGACGTTGTTTACCAGGCAGAAGCACCTCAGAACGAGAGACGGGGCGCGATTATTATGGAAGGATTACGTTATACTTTAAAAAGGACATTTGGCTTGCCTACCGGCTACCTGGATGAGCCTATCCTACGCAATTTAAATGATAATACTTCTGCCCAGATCTATTATAGTTCAACAGGAGGTGATATTAGCAAATTAAAACCCGAAACCATAAATAACAGGGTTATTGTGAACCTTAACAATTGGGTTGCTTCTACTACAGAGGATAAAGCAACTTTTATAGGCGCTTCGGATGATGGTTTGGCCCCACTATATAACTTTATTGATGATGCAGCTAAAAAAGCTGAAGTAAAAGATTACCTCGATCAGTACTATGCCGCAAAGGTGGTTAAACTGACAAATTAA